A single region of the Gracilibacillus caseinilyticus genome encodes:
- a CDS encoding response regulator, producing MKKLFLVDDEAVIRRGIAQKIDWRQEGFIYCGDASDGEMALPLIEKHQPDILITDIKMPFMDGLTLTKIVKEKLPHTKIIILSGHDEFEYAQQAIRLQVEEYCLKPVSSQDLLTILRKIKKEMSIKVHPFSSLETKEELYEQLCKGALTPEEILYQAKHFQIDLMASYYTVLVTEPLDNTVKEQLLNFQPLFFIKETKYIFIFKYDIEQILLQQISKIKQLLTAQQNAILFGLGSIETRTEHITIAYETALEAYSYSQAIQSNTLDKDMYQALMESFDRRELIYFLKFGQSNQLDSFIESYASFVHQKNNLSRVFLYYFLLDFTITIRHYLDESDMYDHHFRDIIKPLENSLHQVHTKKEMSNYMRKMLQPLLEYHDNHSSKYGKVIQQVKQIISTKYHESSLSLQQIANEINISASYLSNIFSKEMDQTITEYITKSRMEHAKELLKTTDLKTYEIAYKVGYNDSHYFCHTFKKSTGMTTKKFKQQVLGNTTPSIT from the coding sequence TTGAAGAAACTATTTTTGGTTGATGATGAAGCAGTGATAAGAAGAGGAATTGCCCAAAAGATCGATTGGCGGCAAGAAGGTTTTATTTATTGTGGTGACGCCTCTGATGGTGAAATGGCTCTACCGTTAATCGAGAAACATCAGCCAGACATCTTAATTACAGATATTAAAATGCCCTTTATGGATGGCTTGACGTTAACGAAAATTGTGAAGGAAAAGTTGCCCCATACTAAAATTATTATTTTAAGCGGGCATGATGAGTTTGAATATGCTCAACAAGCGATACGATTACAAGTGGAAGAATATTGTTTAAAACCGGTAAGCAGTCAAGATTTGTTGACAATTTTGAGGAAAATAAAAAAAGAAATGAGTATAAAAGTTCATCCCTTTTCTTCATTAGAAACAAAAGAAGAACTTTACGAACAATTATGTAAAGGGGCCCTAACACCCGAAGAGATCCTTTACCAAGCGAAACATTTCCAAATCGATTTAATGGCTAGCTATTATACAGTCCTGGTAACAGAGCCTTTAGATAATACAGTCAAAGAGCAACTACTAAACTTTCAGCCTCTTTTTTTCATTAAAGAGACAAAATATATCTTTATTTTCAAATATGATATCGAACAGATTTTACTTCAACAGATTAGTAAGATCAAGCAACTGTTAACAGCACAGCAAAATGCCATATTATTTGGTTTAGGATCTATAGAAACGAGAACAGAACATATCACGATAGCTTATGAAACTGCTTTAGAAGCTTATAGTTACAGTCAAGCGATCCAATCTAATACATTGGATAAAGATATGTATCAAGCATTAATGGAATCATTCGACAGGAGAGAGTTAATATATTTCCTTAAATTTGGCCAGTCAAACCAGTTAGATAGTTTTATTGAATCTTATGCTAGCTTTGTCCATCAAAAAAATAATCTTTCCCGTGTCTTTCTTTATTATTTTTTGTTAGATTTCACCATCACTATTCGGCACTATCTTGATGAATCTGACATGTATGATCATCATTTCCGAGATATCATTAAACCATTAGAAAACTCATTACATCAAGTCCATACCAAAAAAGAAATGAGCAATTATATGAGAAAGATGCTACAACCTTTATTAGAATACCATGACAATCATTCCAGTAAATACGGCAAAGTCATTCAACAAGTAAAACAAATTATCTCTACCAAATACCATGAGTCATCGTTATCATTACAGCAAATTGCAAATGAAATCAATATCAGCGCTTCCTATCTTAGTAATATTTTCAGCAAAGAGATGGATCAAACGATTACGGAATATATAACAAAAAGTCGAATGGAGCATGCTAAAGAACTGTTAAAAACTACAGATCTAAAAACTTATGAAATCGCTTATAAGGTTGGATACAATGATTCACACTACTTTTGCCATACATTCAAAAAGAGTACAGGAATGACAACGAAGAAATTCAAGCAACAAGTACTAGGCAACACTACTCCAAGTATTACTTAG
- a CDS encoding cache domain-containing sensor histidine kinase: protein MRPNWFTILDKSLRMKMLVMFVLLTVLPLILIGCIAYIKSSNIVSERAYSLAQIKVSQLTREIDVLFQDIYRFNEIGKQQSTVQFLLNEEETYDEAKEILNLYDFYQKSYLSGEHIFDIEIMSLAGKTISDRRGVYQRHDIEPEQWLAENPTNPKMEITSRNGFPTLEMTYPIVWDITDTVIGIMKLTIDASVITSVLDEVMLTENSSFFITSTDRNIFLQQEGNDTTPFYFDLDKISNKQGYYQDDGNFYVFETSQMTGWKVVGHAPTHEIMRDSNEIRTLIFITVISSTIFIIGLYMFISNKLILPIRTLKDKMKQAAGGNLTTHVDPVGEDEIATLGHSFNQMIYKIKSLLDLSIEEQKKLKTAEFRTMQAQVNPHFLYNTLDTIVWLAETKENQSVIKITKALSQYCRISLNKGKDWITISDEIAHINSYLYIQKTRYEDILEVAVDIEEAVLRYQILKLLLQPIVENAIYHGIKNKRGRGFLRIKGTKESNHTIRFEVIDNGIGMEQERLEKLRQHIFSGEIIPEAKNGFGLMNVQQRIKLYYGKEYGLKINSWKSSGTRVSITIPIVEGEN from the coding sequence GTGCGCCCAAATTGGTTTACTATATTAGACAAAAGTCTAAGAATGAAAATGCTTGTTATGTTTGTATTATTAACCGTTTTACCATTGATCCTTATCGGATGTATTGCCTACATAAAATCTTCCAATATCGTTTCAGAAAGGGCATACAGCTTAGCCCAAATAAAAGTGAGTCAACTAACAAGGGAAATAGACGTACTATTTCAAGATATTTATCGTTTTAATGAAATTGGCAAACAACAAAGCACCGTGCAATTTCTGCTTAATGAAGAAGAAACATATGATGAAGCAAAGGAAATCTTAAACTTATATGATTTTTATCAAAAAAGTTACTTATCAGGTGAACATATTTTTGATATTGAAATTATGAGTTTAGCTGGTAAAACGATTAGTGACCGAAGAGGAGTTTATCAACGTCATGATATAGAACCAGAACAATGGTTAGCAGAAAATCCTACCAATCCCAAGATGGAGATCACCTCACGGAATGGTTTTCCAACTCTTGAAATGACCTATCCAATTGTTTGGGATATAACTGATACTGTTATCGGGATCATGAAACTAACGATAGATGCTTCTGTTATCACTTCTGTATTAGATGAAGTAATGCTTACTGAGAATAGTTCTTTTTTTATCACTTCCACTGATCGTAATATCTTCCTTCAACAAGAAGGCAACGACACAACGCCTTTTTACTTTGATTTAGATAAGATATCCAATAAGCAAGGATATTATCAAGATGATGGAAACTTTTACGTATTTGAGACTTCACAAATGACAGGCTGGAAGGTCGTCGGCCATGCACCTACTCACGAGATTATGAGGGATAGTAATGAAATACGAACATTAATTTTCATTACCGTCATCAGCAGTACCATCTTTATAATCGGTCTCTATATGTTTATATCTAACAAGTTAATCCTACCTATTCGTACGTTAAAAGACAAAATGAAACAAGCTGCAGGTGGAAATTTAACTACGCATGTCGATCCGGTAGGTGAAGATGAAATTGCTACTTTAGGACATAGTTTCAATCAAATGATCTATAAAATAAAGTCTTTGCTTGACCTAAGCATTGAAGAACAAAAGAAATTAAAAACAGCTGAATTTCGAACGATGCAAGCACAGGTCAATCCGCATTTTTTGTATAACACACTGGATACGATTGTGTGGTTAGCAGAAACAAAAGAAAACCAATCAGTCATTAAAATAACAAAAGCGTTATCACAATATTGTAGAATCTCACTAAACAAGGGCAAAGACTGGATTACCATTTCCGATGAAATAGCCCACATAAATAGCTATTTATACATACAGAAAACTAGATATGAAGATATTTTAGAGGTTGCAGTAGATATCGAAGAAGCTGTATTGCGTTATCAAATATTAAAATTATTATTACAACCAATTGTGGAAAACGCCATCTATCATGGAATTAAAAACAAACGCGGCAGAGGATTTTTACGAATAAAGGGTACTAAAGAAAGTAATCATACGATTCGATTTGAAGTAATAGATAACGGAATAGGAATGGAACAAGAAAGATTAGAGAAATTACGCCAACATATATTTTCTGGTGAAATTATTCCAGAAGCGAAAAATGGGTTCGGTCTAATGAATGTGCAGCAACGAATAAAATTATATTATGGAAAAGAGTACGGGCTAAAAATAAATTCCTGGAAAAGCTCAGGAACAAGAGTATCTATCACTATTCCAATTGTGGAGGGAGAAAATTGA
- a CDS encoding HAMP domain-containing protein — protein sequence MNAFTKFRQLPIRSKFLILFLLLFIWFGIIQVVQFFFFTNYMKQYNEMTETVHLTNSIHGQLRKQLEEEIRDIVYGKVYFEEGQQYQILSEMKQHLDAVADKDTAQPFSVEIKEVRSVLTSTTEYVDRLGNQIKFNASAEEKYITQEYIGIASELINDHVQTLLQKTLQESEQQKIEMKENINRNIIISIVVFLLLVIISFFIIWNASNRTLKPIYSLQNYAREIAKGNLNVSIKPVTATNEIDDLYNGFHVMTDYLKHIISQVNQTSNEIIYTSHQIHLSTEDNLSAGEQITSTTQLITQDLHMQNIQLRQLQQENLKLLQEQLQFEKQLTHLPQENHIKEHTTITISMIRHLQQNLEEFHKQITKCMTNMGIIGTLGEEQLTTIEEIAEYSDKQLTDLEQLQQHLRQFKV from the coding sequence TTGAATGCGTTTACAAAGTTTCGCCAGTTACCGATTCGCTCAAAATTTCTAATCCTTTTTTTATTGCTTTTTATATGGTTTGGCATTATTCAGGTTGTCCAGTTCTTCTTTTTCACCAACTATATGAAGCAATATAATGAAATGACAGAAACGGTTCATCTAACGAATTCGATACATGGCCAGCTAAGAAAGCAATTAGAGGAGGAAATTCGCGATATTGTATATGGTAAAGTCTATTTTGAAGAAGGTCAGCAATATCAAATTCTATCAGAAATGAAGCAGCACTTAGATGCAGTAGCTGATAAGGATACGGCACAACCTTTTTCAGTTGAAATTAAAGAAGTAAGGTCGGTATTAACGTCAACAACCGAGTATGTTGACCGCCTAGGTAATCAAATTAAATTTAATGCATCAGCTGAAGAAAAATATATTACACAAGAATATATTGGTATTGCTTCCGAACTCATTAATGATCATGTCCAGACATTATTACAGAAGACATTACAGGAAAGTGAACAACAGAAAATAGAGATGAAGGAAAACATTAATCGCAACATCATCATAAGTATTGTCGTTTTTCTATTATTAGTAATTATTAGCTTTTTCATTATCTGGAATGCTTCAAATCGTACATTAAAACCGATTTACTCTCTACAAAATTACGCAAGAGAAATCGCTAAAGGAAACTTAAATGTTTCTATTAAACCAGTGACAGCTACAAATGAAATAGATGATCTCTATAATGGTTTTCATGTGATGACCGATTATTTAAAACATATTATTAGCCAAGTGAATCAAACAAGTAATGAAATCATATACACCTCTCACCAGATTCATCTGAGCACAGAAGATAATTTATCTGCTGGAGAACAAATAACCTCTACGACTCAGCTCATCACACAAGATTTACACATGCAAAACATTCAACTGCGACAATTACAACAAGAAAATCTAAAACTATTACAAGAGCAATTACAATTTGAAAAACAGTTAACACATCTACCACAAGAAAACCACATCAAAGAACATACCACTATCACCATATCGATGATTAGACACTTACAACAAAACCTCGAAGAATTCCATAAGCAAATCACGAAATGCATGACCAACATGGGGATCATTGGAACGTTAGGCGAGGAACAATTAACAACAATAGAGGAGATCGCTGAATACTCGGATAAACAGCTTACTGATTTAGAACAACTGCAGCAGCACTTAAGGCAATTTAAAGTATAA
- a CDS encoding ABC transporter substrate-binding protein — protein MKKFSNVKGLFVLLFALILLLAACGSTDESGSNSDAENNETEETSDENAEQSESETTGEAGEKLVIGFSQVGAESEWRTANTKSIQNAIKDAGHELKFSDAQQKQENQIKAIRSFITQKVDAIVFSPVVETGFETVLQEAKDAGIPVFLADRAVDVEDDSLWVTFLGSDFVEEGRKAGRWLVEEMSDQEGPVNIVELQGTVGSAPAIDRKEGFEEIISGKDKFEIIKSQTGDFTRAKGKEVMEAFLKSEGENIDVLYSHNDDMAIGAIQAIEEYGLKPGEDIKIIGVDAVKGAFEAMAAGKMNVTIECNPLFGPQLVDLIERHFEGEELDKRIAVEESMYTMDQAEELLPTREY, from the coding sequence ATGAAAAAATTCTCAAATGTTAAGGGGTTATTTGTATTATTATTTGCACTTATATTACTACTAGCAGCCTGTGGTTCTACAGATGAAAGTGGTAGTAATAGTGATGCAGAAAATAATGAAACCGAGGAAACTTCTGATGAAAATGCAGAACAATCCGAGAGCGAGACAACGGGAGAAGCAGGCGAAAAACTAGTGATTGGTTTTTCGCAGGTAGGTGCTGAGAGTGAATGGAGAACCGCAAATACGAAATCCATTCAGAATGCTATTAAAGATGCGGGGCATGAATTGAAATTTTCTGATGCACAACAAAAACAAGAGAATCAAATTAAAGCAATTCGGTCCTTCATCACGCAGAAAGTGGATGCGATAGTGTTCTCACCTGTTGTAGAAACAGGGTTTGAGACAGTGCTGCAAGAAGCAAAGGATGCTGGTATTCCAGTGTTTTTAGCTGACCGAGCAGTGGATGTAGAAGATGATTCATTATGGGTAACATTTTTAGGTTCTGATTTCGTTGAAGAAGGACGTAAGGCAGGTCGTTGGTTAGTAGAAGAAATGTCAGATCAAGAAGGACCAGTTAATATTGTTGAATTACAAGGTACGGTTGGTTCTGCACCAGCGATCGACCGTAAAGAGGGATTTGAGGAAATTATTAGTGGAAAAGATAAATTCGAAATTATTAAATCGCAAACAGGTGACTTCACTAGAGCTAAAGGGAAGGAAGTTATGGAGGCGTTTTTAAAGTCTGAAGGTGAGAATATAGACGTTCTTTATTCCCACAATGATGATATGGCTATCGGTGCCATTCAAGCAATTGAAGAGTATGGATTAAAACCTGGCGAAGATATCAAGATTATTGGTGTTGACGCAGTAAAAGGTGCGTTTGAGGCAATGGCCGCTGGAAAAATGAACGTAACGATCGAATGTAACCCATTGTTTGGACCGCAATTAGTAGATCTGATCGAACGTCATTTTGAAGGTGAAGAATTAGATAAACGTATTGCTGTAGAAGAAAGCATGTATACCATGGATCAAGCGGAAGAATTATTACCAACTCGTGAATATTAA
- a CDS encoding sugar ABC transporter ATP-binding protein, with protein sequence MSGQQPSLVMEHIVKEFPGVKALSNVQLSLYPGEVHAIMGENGAGKSTLIKVLTGVYSIDQGDVILDGKPVSITSPLEAQNHGISTVYQEVNLCSNLSVTENIFIGREIKKRGRLSWKQMHQNAKEILAKLQLEIDVTKQLSSYSVAIQQMVAIARALNVSAKILILDEPTSSLDRDEVNQLFTVIRQLKNEGMAIIFVSHFLDQIYEVTDRLTVLRNGEWIGEYKTKEIERMDLVSKMIGKDLEEMESVSSARHEIEAKADTTALLQADQVGLAGNIEPFDLEIGKGEIVGLAGLLGSGRTELARVLFGADKADQGKIKINGKSVNFSAPRHAILNNIGFCSENRKAEGIIPELTVRENMILAIQSVYGWFRYLSKSKQSELANEYIHLLNISPANPEQLIKNLSGGNQQKVMLARWLITNPDLLILDEPTRGIDIGAKTEIMKLMSKLSKEDTSILFISSEMEEVLRTCHRIAVLRDRKKVKEFHNHEGLAQQDVMKEMAGGM encoded by the coding sequence TTGTCAGGACAACAGCCGAGCTTAGTAATGGAACATATCGTGAAAGAATTTCCTGGTGTGAAGGCACTTTCCAATGTGCAATTGTCACTTTATCCTGGAGAAGTGCATGCAATAATGGGAGAAAATGGTGCGGGTAAATCCACATTAATTAAAGTATTAACTGGGGTCTACTCCATTGATCAGGGGGATGTGATCCTGGATGGGAAACCAGTCTCTATTACTAGTCCTTTGGAAGCGCAAAATCACGGAATTAGTACCGTTTATCAGGAAGTCAATCTTTGTTCAAACCTTTCCGTAACCGAGAACATATTTATTGGGCGAGAAATAAAGAAGCGAGGGAGATTATCATGGAAACAAATGCATCAGAATGCCAAAGAAATATTGGCAAAATTACAATTAGAGATTGATGTGACAAAGCAATTGTCCTCTTATTCTGTAGCGATTCAGCAAATGGTCGCTATTGCTCGCGCGTTAAATGTGTCTGCGAAGATACTCATTTTAGATGAACCAACTTCAAGTTTGGATCGTGATGAAGTAAATCAGTTGTTTACTGTTATCAGACAACTAAAAAATGAAGGAATGGCAATTATTTTCGTTAGTCACTTTTTGGATCAAATTTATGAGGTTACCGATCGCTTAACAGTATTGCGTAACGGTGAATGGATTGGTGAATATAAAACAAAAGAAATAGAACGGATGGATCTTGTTTCCAAAATGATAGGTAAAGATTTGGAGGAAATGGAATCTGTTTCATCTGCTCGTCATGAAATAGAAGCTAAAGCTGACACCACAGCTTTATTACAAGCAGATCAAGTAGGCTTGGCTGGGAATATAGAACCATTTGATTTGGAAATCGGAAAAGGTGAAATTGTTGGTTTAGCTGGTCTCTTAGGTTCGGGCAGAACAGAGTTGGCACGTGTATTATTTGGGGCAGATAAGGCCGATCAAGGAAAGATAAAGATAAATGGTAAGTCGGTTAACTTTTCTGCACCAAGACATGCGATATTAAATAACATTGGTTTTTGTTCCGAAAATCGTAAGGCAGAGGGCATTATTCCAGAATTAACAGTAAGAGAAAATATGATTCTAGCGATTCAAAGTGTGTATGGATGGTTTCGTTACTTATCAAAGTCAAAACAAAGTGAACTTGCGAACGAATATATACATCTATTAAACATAAGTCCAGCAAATCCAGAACAGTTAATTAAAAATCTGAGTGGCGGCAATCAACAAAAAGTAATGTTAGCCAGATGGCTGATCACAAATCCAGATTTATTGATACTCGATGAACCTACTCGTGGGATTGATATCGGAGCGAAGACAGAAATTATGAAATTAATGTCCAAGTTAAGTAAAGAAGATACCTCGATCTTGTTTATCTCATCAGAAATGGAAGAAGTATTACGAACATGTCATCGAATTGCGGTGCTTCGTGATCGAAAAAAAGTAAAAGAGTTCCACAATCATGAAGGATTAGCACAACAAGATGTAATGAAAGAAATGGCCGGGGGAATGTAA
- a CDS encoding ABC transporter permease, with protein sequence MIQSIMKSRLLWPIVILILILLINLFFDSNFFSVEVRNGHLTGSLIDILNRGAPLILISIGMTLVIATKGIDLSVGSVIAMAGAIGSMSIAGSEGAGLAPIFIAIGLTLLICTLVGGWNGLLVSRIGVQPIVATLILMVAGRGIAQLITGGQITTVYYEPYSFIGGGYLFTLPFSVFIVAAVLILAVVLTRKTALGLFIESVGSNPNASRLAGINSKNIMLMVYMFSGFCAGVGGLILSSNVMSADGNNAGLWFELDAILAVVIGGTSLMGGRFYLIGTVIGALIIQSLTTTIYSIGVPAETNLVVKAVVVLIVCLLQSPEFRKRVFGIGKVKRKGEQKAREGVTLP encoded by the coding sequence ATGATCCAATCTATTATGAAATCTAGGCTGCTTTGGCCAATTGTAATTTTAATACTAATTTTGCTTATCAATTTATTTTTTGATAGTAATTTCTTCTCCGTGGAGGTCAGAAATGGTCATCTGACGGGAAGCTTGATTGATATTTTGAATCGTGGGGCACCATTGATCTTGATATCGATTGGTATGACATTAGTTATTGCTACAAAAGGCATCGATTTAAGTGTTGGATCTGTGATTGCTATGGCAGGTGCAATCGGCTCTATGAGCATTGCGGGATCGGAAGGAGCGGGATTGGCTCCAATATTTATCGCAATTGGGTTAACTTTATTGATTTGTACACTTGTAGGAGGTTGGAACGGGCTATTGGTATCACGCATAGGTGTACAGCCGATTGTAGCCACCTTAATATTAATGGTAGCCGGTCGAGGAATAGCGCAATTAATTACTGGTGGTCAAATCACAACTGTATATTATGAACCCTATTCATTTATTGGTGGTGGTTATTTATTTACGTTACCATTCTCTGTTTTTATTGTAGCAGCTGTTCTGATATTAGCAGTTGTTTTAACAAGGAAAACAGCACTTGGATTGTTCATTGAATCGGTAGGGTCGAACCCAAATGCCAGTCGACTAGCTGGGATCAATTCCAAAAATATTATGCTGATGGTGTATATGTTTTCTGGCTTTTGTGCTGGTGTTGGTGGTTTGATTTTATCATCCAATGTCATGAGTGCAGATGGTAATAATGCTGGACTGTGGTTCGAATTAGATGCAATTCTAGCTGTTGTAATCGGCGGCACTTCGTTAATGGGCGGACGTTTCTATTTAATTGGTACCGTAATTGGGGCGTTAATCATACAAAGCCTCACAACAACCATTTATTCCATCGGTGTACCTGCCGAGACGAATCTGGTCGTAAAAGCAGTTGTTGTCTTGATTGTTTGCTTATTACAATCGCCAGAATTCCGCAAAAGAGTATTTGGAATCGGAAAAGTAAAACGTAAAGGAGAACAAAAAGCAAGAGAGGGTGTGACTTTACCATGA
- the yjfF gene encoding galactofuranose ABC transporter, permease protein YjfF, with product MINRLSLDYKQLPLIATISLFVLMFSFGSVRYTGFFSAQVFLNLFIDNAFLIVIAVGMTFVIISGGIDLSVGSVIALTSMVAASLTMSAQWSPFIVIPISLLIGTVLGLVQGSLIHFYNLQPFIVTLAGMFLARGLSYVISVETIAIDHPFFSYMASTRIPLPGDTFISISVIIALIIVAIAVFIGHSTKFGRTVYAIGGSEQSAMLMGLPVGKTKVLIYTFSGFCASLAGLIFTFYMLSGYGLHANGMELDTIAAVVIGGTLLTGGAGYVAGSVVGVLILGVIQTIIVFEGTLSSWWTKIAIGVLLLLFIVLQRVIVLRSEKKQGNQ from the coding sequence ATGATCAACCGATTATCACTGGATTATAAACAACTACCATTAATAGCAACGATTTCTTTGTTTGTTCTCATGTTTAGTTTTGGTTCTGTTCGATATACCGGATTTTTTTCCGCACAGGTTTTTCTTAATTTATTCATTGATAATGCTTTTCTTATTGTAATAGCAGTTGGAATGACCTTTGTCATTATATCTGGTGGGATAGACTTATCTGTTGGTTCTGTCATTGCTTTAACAAGTATGGTTGCAGCAAGTCTAACTATGTCTGCACAATGGTCCCCATTCATTGTTATACCAATAAGTTTGTTAATTGGAACGGTGTTAGGTCTCGTTCAAGGTTCACTTATTCACTTTTATAATCTGCAGCCATTTATTGTCACCTTAGCAGGTATGTTTCTCGCACGAGGGCTTAGCTATGTCATTAGTGTAGAGACGATTGCCATTGATCACCCTTTTTTCAGTTATATGGCAAGTACACGTATCCCTTTGCCAGGGGATACCTTTATTTCGATAAGTGTAATCATTGCATTAATCATTGTTGCTATTGCAGTCTTCATTGGTCATTCTACCAAATTTGGTCGTACTGTCTATGCCATTGGAGGTAGCGAACAATCGGCTATGCTAATGGGTCTGCCAGTAGGAAAGACGAAAGTGTTGATTTATACGTTCAGCGGTTTCTGTGCATCGTTAGCTGGATTAATTTTCACATTTTACATGTTATCGGGCTATGGTTTACATGCAAATGGTATGGAGCTAGATACGATTGCCGCTGTAGTAATTGGCGGTACCTTATTAACTGGAGGCGCAGGCTATGTAGCAGGTAGTGTAGTGGGCGTACTAATTCTAGGGGTTATTCAAACGATCATCGTGTTTGAAGGCACTTTAAGTTCTTGGTGGACAAAGATCGCGATCGGCGTTTTGTTGCTGTTATTTATTGTTTTGCAACGAGTTATTGTGTTAAGAAGTGAAAAGAAACAAGGAAATCAATAA